Proteins from a genomic interval of Nostoc sp. TCL240-02:
- a CDS encoding CapA family protein produces the protein MANLIVGRGLSFSFISICLYMGISIGVVIRLGQSQQLNAATTPTEPVPLPIGIPEPTSLIPKQQTFPDTITIKAVGDIIPGTNFPNYRLPRFRDQLLPKSVRTHLQGSDILFGNFESSLTNYPYTTKDTNKGQVFAFRSPPGYARLFAEVGFNVFNMANNHAMDFGPVGFKDTKKNLEAVGIATLGHKNQILYLKANNIPVAMVGFSPYEMYNSIHNLGAAQALIAEAKNKANIVVVSMHAGAEGTGALHIKNETEFFYGENRGNSIKFARNMIDAGADLVIGHGPHVPRAMEIYKGKIIAYSLGNFLGYRTLSTNAQTGDSMILEVKLNSIGDLVSSKIIPVRMDRQGIPQIDRYFRTVKLMRSLNKQAFPKNPVKINKKGEVVVQKKK, from the coding sequence ATGGCGAATCTCATTGTGGGGAGAGGGCTTTCATTTAGTTTTATCAGTATTTGTTTATATATGGGTATTAGTATAGGAGTCGTTATTCGGCTTGGGCAATCACAGCAATTAAACGCTGCTACTACACCCACTGAACCTGTACCATTACCGATTGGCATTCCTGAACCTACGTCACTAATACCAAAACAGCAAACTTTTCCAGATACTATTACTATCAAAGCTGTTGGAGATATTATTCCTGGTACTAATTTTCCTAACTATAGATTACCCAGGTTTCGAGATCAATTATTACCAAAGTCAGTGAGAACTCACTTGCAAGGATCTGATATTTTATTTGGTAACTTTGAAAGTAGCTTAACTAATTATCCTTACACCACCAAAGATACTAATAAAGGACAAGTCTTTGCTTTTCGTTCCCCACCTGGATATGCTCGCCTATTTGCTGAGGTTGGTTTTAATGTGTTTAATATGGCCAATAACCATGCAATGGATTTTGGCCCGGTAGGGTTCAAAGATACAAAGAAAAATCTTGAGGCTGTGGGCATTGCAACATTAGGTCATAAAAATCAAATTCTTTATTTGAAAGCTAACAATATCCCCGTGGCAATGGTGGGTTTTTCTCCTTATGAAATGTATAATTCCATTCATAATTTAGGAGCAGCTCAAGCACTTATAGCAGAAGCTAAAAATAAAGCAAACATTGTAGTAGTATCGATGCACGCCGGAGCCGAAGGGACGGGGGCACTACATATTAAGAATGAGACAGAGTTTTTTTATGGAGAAAATCGAGGTAATTCAATTAAGTTTGCTCGAAACATGATTGATGCGGGAGCAGATTTAGTAATAGGACATGGGCCTCATGTTCCGAGAGCGATGGAAATCTATAAGGGAAAAATCATTGCCTATTCTTTAGGAAACTTTCTAGGATATCGAACTTTATCTACAAATGCACAGACGGGTGACTCTATGATTTTAGAAGTTAAACTCAACTCTATCGGAGATTTGGTATCAAGTAAAATTATCCCTGTGCGGATGGATAGGCAAGGAATTCCTCAAATTGATCGGTATTTTAGGACTGTGAAACTCATGCGTTCTTTGAATAAGCAAGCTTTTCCTAAAAATCCGGTAAAGATTAATAAGAAGGGGGAAGTTGTTGTACAGAAAAAGAAATAA
- a CDS encoding serine/threonine protein kinase, which produces MTNHESPDFNQEILLERYQVQQELGKKAGRRSLLTRDLQTLELVVVKILTFGNEFEWNDLKLFEREAETLKALSHPAIPRYLDYFELDSPNSRGFALLQSYIPAQSLEAQLKAGRSFSEEEVKELAKAILEILKYLHGRQPPVIHRDIKPSNILLTNRSGNSVGEVYLVDFGSVQTIARRSSTIIVMGTYGYVPPEQFNGRAIPASDLYSLGATLIYLVTGQHPTDLPQTDLRLEF; this is translated from the coding sequence ATGACAAATCATGAATCGCCAGATTTTAACCAAGAGATCCTGTTGGAACGGTATCAAGTGCAACAGGAACTTGGCAAAAAAGCCGGACGGCGATCGCTGCTAACTCGTGACTTACAAACTCTAGAATTAGTAGTAGTCAAAATACTAACCTTTGGTAATGAGTTTGAATGGAACGACCTCAAACTATTTGAGCGAGAAGCTGAAACTCTCAAAGCACTCTCTCACCCAGCCATTCCCCGCTACCTTGACTACTTTGAGCTAGATTCACCCAACAGTAGAGGATTTGCACTCCTACAAAGTTATATCCCAGCCCAATCTCTAGAAGCACAACTCAAAGCTGGGCGTAGTTTCAGTGAAGAAGAAGTTAAGGAACTAGCAAAAGCTATTCTAGAAATTCTCAAATATTTGCATGGCCGTCAACCGCCCGTAATTCATCGTGATATCAAGCCAAGCAATATTCTACTAACAAATCGCTCTGGTAATAGTGTGGGTGAAGTGTACTTGGTAGATTTTGGTTCAGTGCAAACCATCGCCAGAAGAAGTAGCACAATTATAGTGATGGGAACCTATGGCTATGTACCGCCAGAACAATTTAATGGTAGAGCTATTCCTGCTTCTGACCTTTACAGTTTAGGAGCAACTTTAATTTACTTGGTAACAGGTCAGCATCCAACCGATTTACCACAAACCGACTTGCGGCTTGAATTTTAA
- a CDS encoding serine/threonine-protein kinase produces MLAGTILQDGKYTLIQEIGRGGFGITFKATHHYLGQEVVMKTINERLRQHPDFAKFERQFQDEARRLATCIHPNIVRVSDFFVEAGLPYMVMEYIRGETLGDAFVLPGITLPEATAIHYIRQIGAALQVVHNNGLLHRDVKPDNIILRQGTQEVVLIDFGIAREFNGGVRQTHTGLVSEGYSPIEQYLTQASRTPATDVYGLAATLYSLLTAQVPMPALLRDREQMPSPRELQPHLSAAVNQAIMRGMAVESRFRPATVAEWLQLLPGNEGLMTPEALATYAVPTVNLSAQQAATLLGKTGQNRLHKPSVLAPNPGIAKENLLAKKPGSSQILIGVGVALIAATAGFGITSILPKSQPQPTAKPLFEQPTQKPAAKVPSLENGAETNTTSRTESAPLSNSKQRRRNRRSSSEETPSSPTGESQQDDLQQSPSSPSVSPTPSLVEKLRAIRSSRSASPAPLPQSNLPASNQNSASPQLVIPSNSVVIPAAPPIQSKQSDPSAVVVPTLEKQNTPTENLPQSDRKLQEKLQDDNN; encoded by the coding sequence ATGTTAGCAGGCACAATTTTGCAAGATGGAAAATATACCCTAATTCAAGAAATAGGGCGGGGTGGCTTTGGTATTACATTTAAAGCTACCCATCACTACTTAGGTCAGGAGGTGGTGATGAAAACCATCAATGAACGGCTGCGACAACATCCTGATTTTGCGAAATTTGAGCGCCAATTCCAAGATGAAGCCAGACGATTAGCTACCTGTATTCATCCAAATATAGTCCGAGTCAGTGACTTTTTTGTGGAAGCTGGACTGCCTTACATGGTAATGGAATACATTCGTGGCGAAACCTTGGGAGACGCATTTGTATTACCAGGAATAACCTTACCTGAAGCCACAGCAATTCATTACATTCGGCAAATTGGAGCAGCTTTACAGGTAGTACACAACAATGGTTTGCTGCACCGGGATGTTAAACCAGATAATATTATTCTTCGTCAAGGAACACAAGAAGTAGTACTAATTGATTTTGGCATTGCTAGAGAATTTAATGGCGGTGTCAGACAAACTCACACTGGTCTGGTTTCTGAAGGCTATTCTCCAATTGAGCAGTATTTGACGCAAGCGTCGCGCACACCCGCCACCGATGTTTATGGTTTAGCCGCCACCTTGTATTCACTGTTGACAGCACAAGTACCTATGCCAGCATTATTGCGCGATCGCGAACAAATGCCATCCCCCCGCGAATTGCAGCCACATTTGAGTGCTGCTGTCAATCAGGCAATAATGCGCGGTATGGCGGTGGAGTCTCGTTTTCGACCAGCGACAGTTGCTGAGTGGTTACAACTCCTACCTGGAAATGAGGGGCTGATGACACCGGAAGCCTTAGCAACTTATGCAGTCCCAACTGTCAATTTATCTGCCCAGCAAGCTGCAACTTTACTTGGGAAAACTGGCCAAAATCGCCTTCATAAGCCATCTGTGTTGGCACCTAACCCAGGCATCGCCAAAGAAAATCTACTGGCAAAAAAACCAGGATCGTCTCAAATACTCATTGGTGTAGGTGTAGCCTTGATTGCTGCTACCGCAGGTTTTGGCATCACTAGCATTTTACCCAAATCTCAGCCGCAGCCAACTGCAAAGCCGCTTTTTGAACAGCCTACTCAAAAACCCGCTGCGAAAGTACCTAGCTTAGAAAATGGTGCAGAGACTAACACCACCTCAAGAACAGAATCAGCACCTCTTTCTAATTCCAAGCAGCGCCGACGTAATCGCCGTTCTTCCTCCGAAGAAACTCCTAGCAGCCCTACAGGAGAATCACAACAGGACGATTTGCAGCAATCTCCATCTTCACCTAGCGTTTCCCCCACACCCTCGCTAGTGGAAAAACTACGGGCGATCAGATCGTCTCGTAGCGCTTCTCCCGCACCATTGCCACAAAGTAACTTACCTGCTTCTAATCAGAATTCTGCTTCTCCTCAATTGGTAATTCCATCAAATTCTGTGGTTATACCAGCAGCACCACCGATACAATCCAAACAGTCAGATCCTTCTGCTGTAGTAGTACCAACACTAGAAAAGCAAAATACACCGACTGAGAATCTACCACAGAGCGATCGGAAACTTCAGGAAAAGCTACAAGATGACAATAATTAG